The Leishmania braziliensis MHOM/BR/75/M2904 complete genome, chromosome 4 genome includes a window with the following:
- a CDS encoding serine-threonine protein kinase-like protein: MYAPASAGNHTSRCSSRNSQAAPKRPRHEGVGWCRVRSGRDDSEGVQVWGVLVSQNPPSRENGLLTYAQRCRCSAAEADAPGKGSARESMNSSSLRDWGEDWLWRRAPPAMRKLYFPACPNSENEYPCAPSSPEPAETSATAPLQHGGDKSHPLPRRLLLPLCGTRGNNCTVSLGRLASNDIGFITNPCVSSVHCTITYHPGSDRRRGAVTAAATAVAAEDKEEAQRATDEATIAVDRGVARLHRSPLSATEAPTSPHPRGGATARSAAAEKQQQPSVNAHVLLSDYSTNGCLVNGRMVGKGCSARLRDGDTVELINAGPRRTADYNLSFVFLSADAWVRWVKEQQRPPEVATTQGADEGTAMTARAARKEPQQRQARQMAARRRALLCRAQWNVEAQVRRMYNHSVDEYYSLDRTHPLGQGTFGAVYRATLRTSASASSQSASLLPTGSGIAAGGSPSWEYIFSSASVSEWPANPAEVARLRDAYIRGKEQQAPATVLRASASAALKATWKAEATTTDPVSQVFAVKIIRKRRMLVEALQQLRQPQPQRTKEGEGSASGVPVSCVQSTAIATTGSAGTVAGTISSAEAAVIEQLLLLETQPDDLAAQRREEWTAGALASLQLADSMPAPLTPFSSLSAWRKSKHTSRDDGASDDRGDAQPSPQQHDREQRRRELIRCLPVALRRTYERELQHRRRQQCEINVLLAVRHLNVTALYEAFDQPDHLALVMEQATGGEVWDLLQTYKRRERGRQAGARMNDSATCGDYDHDDDLVSVGGPLPEFMVKTIIAQVIEAVLYLHTMGIIHRDLKLENLMLHRPCDRYALNALQLQMLIHQLRAYAHQRHASDASTSPTCASHACKENSEAVEFTNPLSVLHTVHIPRHLWPVVKVMDFGLSRVLDHLQTQLFEPTGTPHGFTGTTSQTPPDAEGRSAAVTVATTEAVPERVKLIYSRNDATTSCGTPIYAAPEVTNPALRPDKVGYSAAVDMYSVGVIAYALLTGRAPFPSKKHPRRPDGPPVVDYDAPLCFERRRRRPAVPQDDAGSPGSAAPLPLPRLSSSAARPPVAVACLPPLSVIESVRVVLQERAETSAAPSTASAKAQQWHRHAEAVAAYLYRAEQTDAHAESSAGRSSAASADTFFDVTVEQLCASLTTYADMCASGGLEVDLDRLLYVSADAAATGVEAANASVGRVVSTDGHITEVSLPPVSALGSSFLRGLLEKYPSRRLTAYEALQHPWLRECV, encoded by the coding sequence ATGTACGCACCAGCTTCGGCGGGCAATCACACCAGCAGATGCAGCAGCCGTAACTCGCAAGCGGCACCCAAAAGGCCGCGCCACGAAGGAGTGGGGTGGTGTCGAGTTCGCTCAGGACGTGACGACTCGGAGGGGGTGCAGGTCTGGGGTGTCCTCGTTTCGCAGAACCCGCCGTCGAGAGAAAATGGGCTTCTGACCTACGCTcagcgttgccgctgctctgcggcagaggcagacgCGCCGGGAAAGGGGTCAGCGAGGGAGTCGATGAATTCATCGTCCCTGCGCGACTGGGGAGAGGACTGGTTGTGGCGGCGTGCTCCACCGGCGATGCGAAAGCTCTACTTTCCAGCATGCCCCAACAGCGAGAACGAGTACCCCTGCGCACCATCCTCCCCAGAACCTGCTGAGACGAGTGCGACAgccccgctgcagcacggaGGAGACAAGTCGCACCCCCTAccacgccgcctcctcttgcCTCTGTGCGGCACTCGGGGCAACAACTGCACTGTCAGCCTTGGTCGCCTTGCCAGCAACGACATAGGCTTCATCACAAACCCCTGTGTCAGCAGCGTGCATTGCACCATTACCTACCACCCAGGAAGCGATCGTCGTCGCGGTGCCGTTACTGCGGCGGCCACCGCAGTAGCGGCAGAagacaaggaggaggcacagaGGGCCACGGACGAGGCAACCATTGCCGTGGACAGGGGTGTTGCTCGTCTTCACCGCAGTCCTCTATCGGCAACGGAGGCGCCGACTTCGCCGCACCCGCGGGGCGGTGCAACcgcccgcagcgccgccgccgagaagcagcagcaaccgtCGGTCAACGCTCACGTTCTGCTCTCTGACTACAGCACGAATGGGTGCCTTGTCAATGGTCGGATGGTGGGCAAAGGCTGCTCCGCCCGCCTGCGCGACGGTGACACGGTGGAGCTCATCAACGCCGGCCCGCGACGCACGGCGGACTACAACTTGTCTTTTGTCTTCCTCAGCGCGGACGCGTGGGTGCGTTGGGtgaaagagcagcagcggccaccggaggtggcgacgacACAAGGCGCGGATGAAGGCACTGCCATGACGGCGAGGGCTGCGAGGAAGGAACCGCAGCAACGTCAAGCTCGGCAGATGGCCGCACGACGGcgtgcgctgctttgcagAGCGCAGTGGAACGTcgaggcgcaggtgcggcGCATGTACAACCACAGCGTTGATGAGTATTACTCCCTTGATCGGACACATCCACTGGGCCAGGGAACATTCGGCGCCGTGTACCGTGCCACCTTACGCACCAGCGCGTCCGCCTCATCGCAGTCGGCGTCCCTCCTTCCCACTGGGAGTGGTATCGCGGCTGGCGGGTCCCCGAGTTGGGAGTAcatcttcagcagcgccagcgtgaGTGAGTGGCCGGCGAACCcggcagaggtggctcgGCTACGAGACGCCTACATACGAGGCAAAGAACAACAGGCGCCAGCCacggtgctgcgcgcgtcCGCGTCGGCAGCCTTGAAGGCAACATGGAAGGCGGAAGCAACCACGACGGACCCGGTATCACAAGTGTTCGCTGTCAAGATCATCCGCAAGCGGCGCATGTTGGTGGAAgcccttcagcagctgcgacagccgcagccgcagcgtaCCAAGGAAGGCGAAGGCAGTGCAAGTGGAGTGCCGGTATCGTGCGTACAGAGCACCGCAATCGCCACGACTGGTTCTGCGGGCACAGTGGCGGGGACGATATCGTCCGCAGAGGCCGCTGTGATTGAGCAGCTATTGCTCTTGGAGACGCAGCCCGACGATCTGGCTGCGCAGAGGCGGGAGGAGTGGACCGCAGGTGCACTCGCCAGTCTTCAGCTCGCCGACAGCATGCCCGCCCCCCTGACGCCGTTTTCCTCGCTCAGCGCATGGCGGAAGTCGAAGCACACGTCACGAGACGACGGCGCCTCAGATGATCGCGGAGATGCACAAccatcgccgcagcagcacgatcGTGAGCAGCGTCGTCGCGAGCTGATCCGCTGCCTCCCCGTGGCGCTCCGACGCACATATGaaagagagctgcagcaccgccgccgtcagcaATGTGAAATTAACGTTCTCCTCGCCGTGCGTCACCTCAACGTCACCGCGCTGTACGAGGCGTTTGATCAGCCAGACCACCTGGCGTTGGTGATGGAACAGGCGACTGGAGGGGAGGTATGGGACCTGCTACAGACCTACAAACGACGTGAACGCGGGAGACAAGCAGGTGCCCGTATGAACGACTCGGCCACGTGCGGCGACTACGACCACGACGACGACCTCGTCTCAGTCGGCGGCCCGCTGCCGGAGTTTATGGTGAAGACTATTATCGCTCAAGTCATTGAGGCGGTGCTGTACCTTCACACGATGGGCATCATCCACCGTGACTTGAAGCTCGAGAATCTCATGCTGCACCGCCCCTGCGACCGCTACGCGCTcaacgcgctgcagctgcagatgTTGATCCATCAACTCCGCGCCTACGCCCACCAACGCCATGCAAGCGACGCGTCCACGTCGCCCACGTGTGCTTCTCACGCCTGCAAAGAGAACAGCGAGGCGGTGGAATTCACGAATccgctgtcggtgctgcaCACAGTGCACATACCACGGCACTTGTGGCCGGTCGTCAAGGTCATGGATTTCGGTCTCTCGCGTGTGCTCGACCACCTGCAGACACAGCTGTTCGAGCCCACAGGGACACCGCACGGCTTCACCGGGACAACCTCGCAGACGCCACCGGACGCGGAAGGCCGGTCTGCTGCAGTGACAGTCGCCACCACGGAGGCGGTGCCTGAGCGGGTGAAGCTCATCTACTCCCGCAACGACGCCACGacgagctgcggcacccCTATCTATGCAGCCCCTGAGGTCACCAACCCAGCCCTGCGTCCGGACAAGGTAGGGTACAGTGCAGCAGTCGACATGTACTCCGTCGGCGTCATCGCGTACGCGCTGCTGACGGGGAGGGCGCCGTTTCCATCGAAAAAACACCCGCGGCGGCCAGACGGGCCACCTGTGGTGGACTATGACGCCCCCCTGTGCTTCgagcgacgccgtcgccgtccagcagtgccgcaaGACGATGCCGGTTCCCcaggcagtgctgcgccgctgccattgCCACGGCTGTCCAGTTCGGCTGCCCGCCCCCCTGTTGCTGTCGCGTGCCTACCTCCGCTGTCAGTGATAGAGTCGGTGCGCGTCGTGCTGCAAGAGCGCGCCGAGACGTCAGCGGCGCCTTCCACCGCCTCGGCCAAGGCACAGCAGTGGCATCGACACgccgaggcggtggcggcgtaTCTTTATCGTGCGGAGCAGACGGACGCCCATGCggagagcagcgctggcagaagcagcgccgcgtcggcAGACACATTCTTTGACGTCACCGTGGAGCAGCTCTGCGCGTCACTCACCACTTACGCCGACATGTGCGCGTCGGGCGGGCTGGAGGTGGACCTTGACCGCCTTCTGTACGTCTCTGCAGACGCCGCCGCAACTGGTGTGGAGGCGGCAAACGCGTCCGTCGGTCGTGTGGTGTCGACTGATGGGCACATCACGGAAGTGTCGCTACCGCCCGTCTCGGCGCTCGGCTCCTCCTTTCTACGCGGGCTTCTGGAGAAGTACCCGTCGCGGCGGCTGACGGCttacgaggcgctgcagcatccGTGGTTGCGCGAGTGCGTGTAA
- a CDS encoding tyrosine phospatase-like protein translates to MSSPPVQQHSMWTRRGNNKHDPAAALFEEMSHAARTGGCAGALQASSPVATPLTHGQHLRGGRYGSAIAEASTSQPPFSTGLSPQAATTATTATTASLPSSGHRSLPLVPPAPLFPTSSAAAPYFYVRPLGSRQAAVGQHYLNRESRGGSDLVVATQTTHAWGPLTPSSACSSPSSRCNSLPGFANVVHCGAPLNIESGTGHNSPASPSALSQSFGVPTGLGNGVGNGAQGGSHLVTPTATRGTSAAAAAAPVAAPVYVWHNSSSMAGAAPWLRLRRPASVAASPTTSPCASATCVGGRRGSAATAAAGSGVRTPQNPVSSGAGMLALPPHPSNLLALPEHAHFSTVFGAADEDTTQQSPRLSLTGKDAGGGSVPAMTRVHSYSHQQQQLLSDHLSGVGGASCTLSAPLPLTLVPPLRFARVEAGVYRGAYPVLRNFPYIRRLRLRTIVSLIPEPPTYDLKCFAEAEHIQLHHIQAERAKGEVQLLPSELSEALQLIINKEMHPLYIHCLDGRYVTGLIIMVLRKLLQWDAKVAHAEFQRFTREVQDEVAFIADYTGPLLVPPHLPAWLWGGSLYDAATGQQKRLPSTIRLRLATAVSSGAAATAGGVDAAPGAGLGRVSVSPSGGASSAVGAAPVNSPLGTTSAAVSHNPKGTMRGTSGDLRPQAAAPWMHVPQAELVAADGQHYINVERLPVAQAASGSPPGAAGPMCISLMEPSSIPSTGPASGCGSRCQGTASGDALLQHQRRLPSSSNSNTTPSMGPSASGLLEGRVSALLWTSGAVAPSAAVGGSGGIPGGGRVSGSSAGSGGSSAAAAGSSANSGGGAMMGVSGPAATSPSSAARAPKRSHSC, encoded by the coding sequence ATGAGCTCTCCGCCAGTCCAGCAGCACTCGATGTGGACGCGCCGAGGGAACAACAAACATGaccccgccgctgctctctttgAGGAGATGAGCCATGCAGCGCGGACGGGGGGCTGCGCGGGTGCTTTGCAAGCGTCTTCGCCCGTGGCGACACCGCTGACGCACGGGCAGCACTTGCGTGGCGGTCGCTACGGCAGTGCCATTGCTGAGGCCTCGACGTCTCAACCTCCATTCAGCACAGGCCTGTCGCCGCAGGCAGCTACAACAGCCACGACAGCCACGACAGCCTCGTTACCCAGCAGCGGTCACAGGTCGCTGCCATTAGTGCCGCCGGCCCCCCTCTTCCCGACGTCGTCCGCGGCGGCCCCGTACTTCTACGTACGCCCCCTTGGTTCTCggcaggcggcggtgggccAGCACTACTTGAATCGCGAGAGTCGTGGTGGCAGTGATCTGGTAGTGGCAACACAGACGACACACGCATGGGGCCCACTGACGCCATCCTCAGCGTGCTCGTCCCCGTCGTCCCGGTGCAACTCGCTGCCAGGCTTTGCGAATGTCGTTCACTGCGGTGCCCCGCTCAACATTGAAAGCGGCACGGGGCACAATAGCCCAGCCTCTCCGTCAGCGCTGTCGCAGTCGTTCGGCGTTCCCACTGGGCTCGGCAACGGCGTTGGAAACGGCGCACAAGGGGGATCGCATCTAGTGACGCCCACTGCCACGCGTGgcacctccgctgctgctgctgctgcgccggtAGCAGCACCCGTGTACGTGTGGCATAACTCGAGCTCGATggcaggagcagcgccatggcTGCGCTTGCGTCGGCCCGCCAGCGTTGCTGCCTCACCGACGACGTCGCCGTGCGCCTCTGCAACCTGTGTAGGAGGGCGGCGGGGAtcggcggcaacagcggcggccggcagcggcgtgagGACGCCACAGAATCCAGTCAGTAGCGGCGCAGGCATGCTGGCGTTGCCGCCGCATCCCAGTAACCTACTGGCGCTGCCCGAACACGCGCACTTCAGCACCGTCTTTGGGGCAGCTGACGAGGATACCACCCAGCAGAGCCCTAGACTCAGCCTAACGGGGAaagacgctggtggtggtagtgtGCCCGCCATGACAAGAGTTCACTCATACTCGcaccagcaacagcagcttcTCAGCGATCATCTCTCCGGTGTCGGCGGCGCTTCGTGCACGCTGTCTGCGCCCCTGCCTCTTACCCTTGTCCCGCCACTGCGCTTTGCACGCGTGGAGGCTGGTGTGTACCGCGGCGCCTACCCCGTCCTGCGCAACTTTCCATATATCCGGCGGCTGCGTCTGCGCACGATTGTGTCGCTCATTCCCGAGCCTCCCACGTACGATCTCAAGTGCTttgcggaggcggagcaCATCCAGCTGCATCACATCCAAGCCGAACGCGCCAAGggcgaggtgcagctgctgccgtcggagctgagcgaggcgctgcagctcattATTAACAAGGAAATGCACCCCCTGTACATCCACTGTCTCGATGGCCGGTACGTCACCGGTCTCATCATCatggtgctgcgcaagctgctgcagtgggaTGCAAAAGTCGCCCACGCCGAGTTTCAGCGCTTCACCCGCGAGGTGCAGGATGAGGTGGCGTTTATTGCCGACTATACCGGCCCTCTCCTTGTACCGCCACACTTGCCGGCGTGGCTCTGGGGTGGGTCCCTCTATGACGCTGCCACTGGCCAGCAGAAGCGCCTGCCTTCAACGATACGTCTGCGCCTAGCCACCGCGGTCTCCAGCGGagccgcagccacagcgggAGGTGTGGACGCAGCACCTGGTGCTGGCCTTGGTCGAGTTTCTGTGTCCCCGTCTGGGGGCGCATCATCGGCCGTcggcgctgcacccgtgAATAGTCCCCTGGGCACCACGAGCGCTGCCGTGAGCCACAACCCGAAGGGAACAATGCGCGGCACTAGTGGAGATCTCCGTCCACAGGCTGCCGCACCGTGGATGCATGTGCCGCAAGCGGAGCTGGTGGCTGCAGACGGGCAACATTATATCAATGTTGAGCGTCTTCCTGTCGCACAGGCGGCAAGCGGCAGCCCACCGGGCGCTGCGGGGCCGATGTGTATTTCGTTGATGGAGCCCTCATCCATCCCAAGCACCGGCCCTGCCTCTGGCTGTGGCAGTCGCTGTCAGGGCACCGCGTCTggggatgcgctgctgcagcatcaACGGCggttgccctcctcctccaacagCAACACCACACCGAGCATGGGCCCTAGCGCCAGTGGGCTGTTGGAGGGTCGCGTGAGCGCGCTTCTCTGGACGTCGGGGGCGGTAGCCCCGTCAGCGgcggtcggcggcagcggcggtatCCCTGGGGGTGGCCGCGTGAGTGGTAGCTCAGCCGGTAGTGGAGGAagcagtgctgcggctgctggtaGCAGCGCGAacagcggcggaggagcgaTGATGGGAGTCAGTGGCCCAGCTGCTACCTCGCCATCGTCCGCGGCGCGAGCGCCGAAGCGTAGCCACTCTTGCTAA
- a CDS encoding putative serine peptidase, Clan S-, family S54 translates to MAKTSSSLSAAHRCYGVARATRVARTPKNSKEGGGQLQGVNNLERYKGEEEDEQKGGGGKEQEDPFHRSSGPGYLPFPPPFHTINVVMILFLANVLCYLIMNFGNDDWRDVVVEHFTLSHENWTRIYPLFTNAFYQENILQLLIDCWLLWQFGDTMLGFLGNTRMTFFALLCTLGGSAIHVARQQFELYYGMDELEVRGRCYGPNPFIMGLVAIEGLIFRHLNFIQQPPIPFLVLTAFVMVIDVWRIFTTKPEEHGAATGGALMAYLFWALPTRMLGLDKLTATL, encoded by the coding sequence ATGGCGAAGACGTCCTCATCGCTTTCTGCCGCGCACCGCTGCTACGGCGTCGCCAGAGCTACCCGCGTTGCGCGCACCCCCAAGAACAGCAAGGAAGGAGGTGGTCAGCTGCAGGGTGTCAACAACCTCGAACGCTacaagggagaggaagaggacgagcagaagggtgggggtggcAAGGAGCAGGAGGACCCATTCCACAGGAGCTCTGGCCCCGGCTACCTGCCCTTCCCCCCGCCCTTCCACACCATCAACGTTGTCATGATTCTCTTCCTCGCAAATGTGCTGTGCTACCTAATCATGAACTTCGGCAATGACGACTGGCGCGATGTTGTGGTAGAGCACTTCACGCTGTCACACGAAAATTGGACGCGCATCTACCCCCTCTTCACCAACGCCTTCTACCAAGAGAAcatcctccagctgctcatTGACTGCTGGCTGCTCTGGCAGTTTGGCGACACGATGCTGGGATTCCTCGGCAACACGCGCATGACCTTCTTCGCGCTGCTCTGCACGctcggtggcagcgccatccacgtggcgcggcagcagttTGAGCTTTACTACGGAATGGACGAGCTGGAGGTACGCGGCCGCTGCTACGGCCCAAACCCGTTCATCATGGGCCTCGTGGCGATTGAGGGCCTCATTTTCCGCCATCTTAACTTCATCCAGCAGCCCCCGATCCCCTTCCTCGTGCTGACGGCGTTCGTTATGGTGATTGACGTCTGGCGCATCTTTACAACTAAGCCGGAGGagcacggcgctgccaccggcgGTGCTCTCATGGCATACCTCTTCTGGGCCCTGCCGACTCGTATGCTGGGGCTCGACAAGCTGACTGCCACGCTTTGA
- a CDS encoding putative heat shock protein, producing the protein MFPRHCSGELYEVLGLHAQCTTAEISQQYRRLALRYHPDRNAGATVAQFQRIEEAHRVLSDLRQRQLYDTVGREGLKQLGDYGGGMLGSLLLAVGNVAAGCLLLGFMTAALFISLLISCYKIDAPEEWPSWGVVLIPVWCFLPVLLLASLTVMVASVRRGMYILLLPSVRLLLCIVIAATTAAALDHRITPLIAFIPWVIWYVLGTASDLAILVPTVYTRTHSPPFSEEEAAGGSGNHCTNARVEDPFLPPGGGYDRAGSVADSETTRSSGAEGGLGNDFSRPWKTARYWREVAEVLFEAVCVYTFLALAFQRAMQQEARLGRWGTPTQREGTSGIDPVPPVLSFWVILSPLLVYFGAHVLISVAEVYFMGSTVITTPSCPEETPVTEGTSANMAASSSSHQQQQGESRRCVSGRERVANVIIRAFPSACGLYMACLWAAKEEYEYNKRTSGPDPSAFLAFLPILVILGAMSFLVCCGGCAVMCIGAAAFTAENTADASVPATARSTSANLFGSSGTAPPDGGGGGGARGAATSSGRESGYRSTASRAPPTLTATGDRGHTHARPSQHAGGTGVNRMAISQGRNTKDVTVEQVD; encoded by the coding sequence ATGTTTCCTCGTCACTGCAGTGGTGAACTCTACGAGGTGCTGGGGCTTCATGCGCAATGCACCACAGCCGAGATTTCGCAGCAGTACCGCCGTCTCGCCCTGCGCTACCACCCCGACCGCAATGCAGGCGCAACTGTCGCGCAGTTCCAGCGGATTGAGGAGGCCCACCGCGTCCTCAGCGATTtgcggcagcgtcagctGTACGACACCGTCGGCCGCGAAGGCCTGAAGCAACTCGGTGACTATGGCGGTGGAATGCTGGGCAgcctgctgctcgccgtTGGCAACGTCGCCGCAGGATGTCTCCTCCTTGGCTTCATGACGGCGGCGCTCTTTATCTCGCTGCTCATCAGTTGCTACAAGATCGACGCCCCGGAGGAGTGGCCCTCGTGGGGTGTCGTGCTCATCCCTGTCTGGTGCTTCCTACCGGTGCTGCTTCTGGCCAGCCTCACAGTGATGGTGGCGAGTGTGCGTCGTGGCATGTACATCCTGTTGCTCCCCAGTGTACGTCTTCTTCTCTGCATCGTCATCGCGGCGACAACGGCGGCCGCGCTCGATCACCGCATCACCCCTCTCATCGCCTTCATTCCGTGGGTGATCTGGTACGTCCTGGGGACGGCGAGTGACCTCGCGATCCTGGTGCCAACAGTATACACTCGCACGCACTCGCCTCCGTTCAGTGAGGAAGAAGCagccggtggcagcggtaaTCACTGCACAAACGCCCGGGTCGAGGACCCGTTCCTGCCGCCTGGCGGTGGCTACGATAGGGCTGGTAGCGTCGCTGACTCAGAGACGACTCGAAGCAGTGGCGCTGAAGGCGGTCTCGGAAACGACTTCTCTCGGCCGTGGAAGACGGCGCGATACTGGCGCGAAGTGGCGGAAGTGCTCTTCGAggcggtgtgcgtgtacacCTTCCTCGCCTTGGCGTTCCAACGCGCGatgcagcaggaggcgcgCCTTGGACGCTGGGGTACGCCGACACAACGCGAAGGTACCAGCGGCATCGATCCTGTGCCTCCTGTGCTGAGCTTCTGGGTGATTCTCTCGCCCCTGCTGGTGTACTTTGGCGCGCATGTGCTCATCAGTGTGGCAGAGGTCTACTTTATGGGCTCGACGGTGATCACGACGCCATCGTGCCCAGAGGAGACGCCAGTCACCGAAGGCACGAGTGCCAACATggcggcctcgtcgtcgtcgcatcagcagcagcaaggtgAGAGCCGTCGCTGCGTTAGCGGCAGGGAGCGTGTCGCCAACGTCATCATTCGCGCTTTCCCGTCGGCGTGTGGACTGTACATGGCGTGCCTGTGGGCGGCAAAGGAGGAATACGAGTACAATAAGCGCACCAGCGGTCCCGATCCGTCGGCGTTCCTCGCTTTCCTCCCTATCCTTGTCATTCTTGGGGCCATGTCCTTCCTTGTCTGTTGCGGCGGGTGTGCAGTGATGTGTatcggcgccgccgcgttcACCGCGGAGAACACGGCAGACGCCTCTGTTCCCGCTACGGCACGATCAACGAGCGCCAACCTTTTcggaagcagcggcacagctccccctgatggtggtggtggtggtggggcgcgCGGTGCCGCGACGAGCAGTGGCAGAGAGAGCGGCTACCGCAGCACTGCGTCTCGCGCGCCGCCGACGTTGACGGCCACCGGCGATCGCGGCCACACTCATGCACGACCTAGCCAGCATGCGGGCGGCACCGGCGTGAACAGGATGGCGATCTCTCAAGGTAGAAACACCAAGGATGTTACAGTGGAACAAGTCGATTAG
- a CDS encoding putative ubiquitin-conjugating enzyme e2, whose translation MLTTRIIKETEKLQRECPPGITATPTNENPRYFMVTIQGPPQSCYEGGLFRLELFLPEEYPMKPPKVRFLTRIYHPNVDKVGRICLDIIKDKWSPALLINKVLLSIQILMSSPNPDDPLANDVAEHWKDDEAGAMQTAREWTRMYAKP comes from the coding sequence ATGCTCACGACACGCATTATCAAGGAGACGGAGAAACTGCAGAGGGAATGCCCGCCCGGCATCACGGCCACGCCGACCAATGAGAACCCGCGCTACTTCATGGTGACAATCCAGGGACCGCCACAGTCGTGCTATGAGGGCGGTCTCTTCCGCCTGGAGCTTTTTCTGCCGGAGGAGTACCCGATGAAGCCGCCAAAAGTGCGCTTTCTCACGCGCATTTATCATCCAAACGTAGACAAGGTGGGTCGCATTTGCCTCGACATCATCAAGGACAAGTGgtcgccggcgctgctgatcAACAAGGTGCTGCTGTCTATTCAGATCCTCATGTCGAGCCCTAACCCAGACGACCCGCTGGCAAACGACGTCGCGGAGCATTGGAAGGATGACGAGGCCGGTGCGATGCAGACGGCCCGCGAGTGGACTCGCATGTATGCCAAGCCGTGA